One genomic window of Salvelinus alpinus chromosome 9, SLU_Salpinus.1, whole genome shotgun sequence includes the following:
- the isg20 gene encoding apoptosis-enhancing nuclease, producing the protein MERAMSEAWTSIGSKTHRNYWGLINNYRYLSRKAMFLSAVENARARKKHQKKNNISSKRKRIEENNKTPDTIQRVKNIKLPARHTCLEVDSALITTDSWTHVAKFGLPLPPTVEGLPIAASGDNRVANQQTSEGKKLVGAALSELWEVDSGFSSEASPSASGRSSPCLTMSPTTVVAMDCEMVGTGLAGRTSELARCSLVDYHGNVLYDKYIRPCQAVTDYRTRWSGIQRHHLQNALPFPKARTEILGILDGKVVIGHALYNDFQALDFNHPGHMIRDTSGMRLLRRLAGFPTKRCVSLKILANSLLNRKIQVGRRGHSSVEDALASLDLYKLVEGEWEQDMRERMTDRDTGTLPDPATSNHYMQDQYWPEDLTDDGH; encoded by the exons ATGGAAAGAGCGATGTCTGAAGCATGGACTTCAATTGGAAGTAAAACCCATCGCAATTATTGGGGACTTATCAACAACTACAGATATTTATCCCGGAAGGCCATGTTCCTCAGTGCAGTGGAGAACGCCAGAGCACGGAAGAAGCACCAAAAGAAGAATAACATCTCCAGTAAGAGAAAAAGGATAGAGGAAAACAATAAAACGCCGGACACGATCCAAagggtaaaaaatataaaattacCTGCGAGACACACGTGTCTAGAAGTTGATAGCGCTCTAATAACCACAGACTCATGGACTCATGTTGCTAAATTTGGACTGCCATTGCCTCCTACAGTAGAGGGTTTACCGATAGCTGCTTCTGGGGACAACCGTGTAGCCAACCAGCAGACTTCAGAAGGCAAAAAGCTGGTTGGGGCCGCTCTGAGTGAACTATGGGAGGTGGACAGTGGATTCTCGTCTGAGGCCAGCCCTTCTGCTAGCGGACGCAGTTCTCCCTGCCTCACCATGTCCCCCACCACGGTGGTGGCAATGGACTGCGAGATGGTTGGTACAGGGCTGGCCGGGCGCACTAGTGAATTGGCACGCTGCAGCTTGGTAGATTACCATGGCAATGTCCTGTACGATAAGTACATCCGTCCGTGCCAGGCTGTGACTGACTACAGGACCCGTTGGAGTGGCATCCAGAGGCACCATTTACAGAACGCTCTGCCCTTCCCCAAGGCTAGGACAGAG ATACTAGGAATACTGGATGGGAAAGTGGTGATCGGCCACGCTCTATACAACGACTTCCAGGCCTTGGATTTCAACCACCCAGGTCACATGATCAGGGACACAAGTGGTATGCGTCTGCTCAGGCGACTGGCTGGCTTCCCCACAAAGCGCTGCGTCTCACTCAAGATCCTGGCCAACAGCCTCCTAAACAGGAAAATACAG GTTGGAAGGAGGGGCCACAGTTCAGTCGAGGATGCTCTGGCTTCCTTGGACCTGTATAAACTCGTGGAGGGGGAGTGGGAACAGGACATGCGAGAGAGAATGACGGACCGAGACACAGGCACTCTCCCAGACCCCGCTACCTCAAACCACTACATGCAGGACCAGTACTGGCCAGAGGACTTGACCGATGATGGCCATTGA